The following nucleotide sequence is from Penicillium digitatum chromosome 5, complete sequence.
TTCTACGCAATTGTTCGATCGGCTCCATCCGCCTGGAAGCAGTCACCGCTGGTGGCGCAGCATCTCGCCGGTATAATCGTGGTTGGATGTGTGGTCTGTCTATGGCTGCACCTGGCGATCGCTGCCACGTTCATCCCGAGCATCGGTCGAAGGGTCGTTTTCATGACTGCGTGGCCCATGCAGGTCCTTATAAATCTCAGCTCGATAGCACAGCTCCTGTCGCGTGGAAATACTCTCGGTCACTCTTGGGGAATTTGGTCAGTTGATGGATCCCCCGTGTAGTCAACTGAAATACGGCACTGACAGCATGAGAAGGTGGACCAGAATGTTGGGCACTATTGCAGCTGCATGTTGCTTTTTCTGGCGCGTGTATTACTGGCCGGAGCGATTTGGATATGCGTGGACCCCTTACGGGCAGTTTTTGCTGCTGGGTAGTATCGGATCTGATGTGGTGTATGCTGTTGTCTACATCTATGTTCATAGATTCGCGAACCCACTGGACACTCGAGTGAAGATTGAGGCGAAAAAGAGTCGCTGATACGGCGTATAATGTATCATTTGCACCTGGTTGTGATGGTGAAAACAATCACGTCCAACAATCGATTTAAAGTACCAGTCTGTAGATCTCAATCTGTCAGATTAGCTGCATCTTCCAGTGCATAGATTCCAGTAGATGTGTGGAGGTGTATCTGTCTATCTCGATATGTGACAACATCATCCACGTTGCTACTCCGACTTCTTCCCCCTGGCAGATGCCTCTTCTTCTAACTGCCCACGAAACCTTTCTCGTGCtcgtagctgtgcctgtggaTCCGCAAATCGACGTTGAAACCGGCTCTGTTGCATCACCTTACAGGCTGCCTCCCAGTCGGTCGTCCACTCGGGATAAAAGGGCGCATAACCCAGCAGCCCACCAATCCACCGGCCCACAACGATGCCGAGAAATAGCCCGATCCACGAGCGGAAGGGCACCCACCACGGTGGCGATAGATACGTGCCTCCAGCATCAAACATCTATGCCCTGTGAGTTTCTGAATCGTTGCTGGTGGAAACAATTTTGCGCACCGAAAGCACCTGCACGAGATCCAATTTCTCTCCCCGTTGAAAAACATCCTCCTGGTACCCATACCAATTCTCAAAGAACGGCTGATCCATCACAGTGGCACCCGCCTCTTCCGCAACAGGATCACTGGCACTCACGACGAACTCTACCTCATTCATATCCGTTCCCGGGGTTCCATAAATGACATGATGGGTATAGGGAGGTACTGCTAGCTCGCCATGCCTGGAGGTCCGGTGAATGGCGCGCCCATTAAATTCGATGGTAAGATTCCCACGGAGAATGCGGAAGAACTCCCACTGCGAGGGGTGGAAATGCGTGGGGGGCTTTTGGCCAGTGGCGATCAGCTTGGCATATATGCCATGATTTGGCCTCATGACACCgtgaaaaagaaacaaacgGTCCGGGGGGCGGGGCAGATTACGGACTGAAATGGCTCCATCAAATTTGGTGAGCGGATCCTGACCGGCTGTAAAGGTCCGAGGTTTGCAGGGTGCCATTTCCAGCTTGAAAGGGAAGTAGTTCTGAGAGAGGAGAGAAGCCCAAAATGGATAATCTATTCACTTTACATCTTCGTGATTCCTTGTCATCCCCTAGGCATTCCCGAGGAAACCCATGAAGGATTCACTTCTTGACTGGATATCAGACGAGAATGACATTCGGTCGTGTTCATTCGGGCGAGGTTGTGTCGTCCCCTTTGAACTTCCCTTTTAGGGTTGTCGGCCGAATGCTGAGTCACCCAGTTAAGCTGTTTGTCAGCTCAACTTGGGATGTGCTGAacaatccaacaaagatagTACCTTCAGGGATGAACATAGGGTAGCTGGTGAAAGAGAAAGCGGTCTGAGCATGACTGCCTACATATCCCTACTTCCCTTCAATCTATTCTGCTCTTCACGGCGATTCTCCTATCTTCCCTCCTGATTCAGCTCCCCATCATGGTCAACATCCTGCAGTCGAAAATCGACCCCTTGCCTACCGGCATTGACCTGACGGATAAAACCGTCGTTGTTACTGGTGCTAGCGCTGGAATGGGTCTGGAAACGACCAAACAGCTACTACGACTGCGCGCCTCGACTGTGATTTTGGCCGTCCGCAATGTCGCCAAGGGGGAGGCCTGCGCAACTGTCCTCCGCCAGGACCGTCGCATTCAAGCCCACAATTCTAACCCGACCATCAAAGTCATGGCACTTGACGTGGATGATTACGAGAGTGTACAACGTTTCACCAAGCAGCTCCGCGAAGAGATTCCGGTGGTTCATGTCCTCATTCTGAATGCAGGTATCGGTCTGCTGAAGCTGGAACGCAGCCCGAGCGGCCATGACCGAACCACCCAAGTCAATTACTACTCCAACGTCTTGTTGATCGCCGAGCTCCTGCCGTATCTCGAGGCGGGTGCGGAGAAGACTGGCTCTCCTGCACGCATTAGCTGGGTCGGCAGTCGTGCGCACGAGTCCTCAAGCCTCGAGAAGAAAGTTCCCATCCAGTCCGGTGAAAGTGTACTTGCGCACATGGACAAGGAAGAGTTCTTTGTCCCGTTCCAGCGCTATGGGGACTCGAAGCTACTTTGTGCGTTGTTCATGTACAGTCTGGCGCCGCGGCTGGATCCCAAGAAAGTCATCCTCAACATGATGTGTCCAGGCATGGTGAACACAGGCATGAGTGATGTTCTCCCCCTGCATTTGCGTTTAATCATCAATGTTGTCAAGTCGATTCGCGCCAGACCTGTTGAGGTGGGCGTCTGGATTATCCTGCACAGTGCGCTGGTGGTAGGCCCCGAGTCTCATGGCAAGTTCTTAGGCGACAAAACCATCTCTGAGTATGTCGtctcttccccttttcccaACAACGGTGTTTATTGCAAATTAGCTGATGCATCCTCCCAATAGCAAAACGGCGTTCATCCAGTCACCGGTGGGCCAGGAGATTCAGAAGAAACTGTGGGAGGAGACAATTGCCGAGATGGGCAGATTGACGACCCTTCCTGCTGAGTTCAAGTAGACTATTCAGGGAGTATTCTTTATGCGCTTGACAGGTTCTTTGATCAATGTCTACCTGATCGAAGTGTAAGCCCTTTTATGGCGTCAGTATCTAGCACGAATCTATTCTAGCAACTCTTTCGTTATGTTCCGATCAGATGTCTTGTCCCCTGTCTCCTGTACTTCTAGTAGTAACTTCATACTAACCAATCACCGTATCAACTCCCATGCCCTCGCCACGAAATTCCCCGGCACCGCTGCAGCAGACTGTTGAACCAGTTCCAACGCAGCGAATAAGTCCCCTGCCTCATGGTGAATACCCATCGCCAGCGCCACCGGTACGCCCTTCAAGTACACGCGACTCCAAACATACCAAGACAACGTGGTCGCATATCCTACCCACCGCCGCATCCACCTAGGCTTTGCTCCCCGATCATCAATACCCAAACCCCAACAACACAAATCCTCAGCCATGATGGCCACTCCCTGTAACATAAAATATTGTAGTTCCCCACCATCAGAGAATGGCAGGCCAAATGCTCGTGTCACTTGGTAGGTCCCACACCCATGAATCAATCCCGAAACGACGAAGCTCATCAAGAGAAGCCAGTACCGTCTCCCCAGTCGAATCGAAGTCCGTTTAGACATCCTTACACTATCTGGCAGCAAGCCGAGGATATATGCACCGGGCGCACCTGCCTGTCGTCGCAGTTGCTGGTGCCAGGTGTATCCCCAGAAGCGGCGAATGCTGTATGCTTCGCGAATATCAGCGAAGTTAGGTGGCCATGAGGAAGCATCCTGCCAGGAGTGAGGACCAATTTGGAGACCGACACAGAGAGCTGAGAGCGGAAGTATGACAATAGCGAAATGGCTGTATATTGTGATGACGCAGCCACCTACTATGAGGGCGTATGTTTGCAAATGTTCGGCGAATGAGGTGGTGGGTTTCTGGTTTGACAAGACGAGCTGACAGCTCACGTTGACGAGGTGCAGACCCGTGTACATGGCAATCCATCTGATGAGTTGGGATGCGGCGAATTGACCCCTGGTTGTTGGCGTTGGAGACTTGGGAATGCCGCCGACGCGCCAATTCCAGCCGATCCCACGGGTAACGCTGAAAAGTTCCAGCGCCCAGACAAGACGCTCAGATACTGAAAGCCTGGCTGCGTCTTCGGGGATTTGATGCTTGATGACACGGTGGAATGTCTTCTCGGGGACGGTCGTGTAAAGTCGGTCAAAGTAGCGAAACAGCAGGTTGCCCATGAGCACACCCGACGAGTAGAGGAAGGCCCGGTCTATAACTGGAGGTGGGGGAGCAAGAAATGCCAGTGCTGCGCAAGTGATCTGGAGAAGGAATACTCCATAGCGGATTGCAGTCCCATGGGGGACCTGTGGGATGCAGACGGCGAGGACGAAGGCCAGGGCTGTATAGTGTCCGCTGTCGAGAGAAAATGACTGAGTTTTTTCCAACGCCATGGACATCCGGGACACAGTGATTTTGACCAACTTGAGACGGATTTTAGAGAAGTTGGAGAATTTAACCCCCCTGGCCGATGTTTATGTGGCTGTTCTGTCCTCGGTGCTGTTGGCCATCGGGGCTGCACAGTATTCGGCCGATCGGGAAAGAAGCAACGCGCAAGTTTCGTTAAATAGAACTCGATCGATAAACCAATATTTGGATAACAAGAGGTCTGTATCATTTATGGCCAATTCCACACAGCAATGGCTTTGGTTTCTGTGCTTCCTGTGAACCTCTGGCTCATTGCCGCGAGCATCTTTGCTCTTTACCAAATCATCCGTGCTGTCTATCTGATCTTCTTTAGTCCTTTGTCCGGGTTTCCAGGCTCACCATGGGCAGCTGTGGGGGAATAGTGCGTACTCGCTCTTATATCCGAGGCCATTTTGCTGATCATATACTGCAGTTGGGAAGCCTACTGGAATATCGGCCTCAAACCCGGCAACAAAGGCCAGACGTTGTTCAAGCTCGAAGAGATGCATAAGCGCCTGGGGCCTGCATTGCGCATGGGTCCAAATGAGATCCATATCTACGATCCAGCCTTCTACCACGAGTTGTATCGACCAGGTAGTCGGTACTACAAAGATCCATCGATGCATAAGGTCCTGGGAGCGCCGTCGAGCACGCTGGCCGAGAGTGACCCGGTGCGGCACAAGCAGCGAAGAGCACCACTAGAGCCCCTGTTCTCCAAGAAGAACATCCTCAGTCTAGAACCAATGCTCATGGACCATGTTGATTACTGCTCCAAGCGATTTGATGAGCTTTTTTCTCAGGGAAAGCCTGTCTCGATGGAATGGGCTTTAAAGTCGTTGGCAATGGGTATGCATCCTCTTCATATCCTAATCATATCACATCTTTGATCTAATCGAATGGCCTAGACATGGTGTCTCAGTTTGCCTTCGGTCAATCCCTCGACGCCCTCTCTGATCCAGAGTTCAAGTCACTCCAGGTGCGAGTCTTCCAGCAATACCTCCCTAGTCTACATGTCATCAAGGCTTTTCCCTTTGTGCGACTGCTCAACCTGCTGCCACTTTGGATCGTAAAACGCATCTCACATTCTGTTGAGATGGGCCACGAGTTGGAACGGGTGAGCTCTAACTATTAATTCCCCCAGCAAATCCATCGGTGCTGATTCATTCTGTCCAGTTCGCCGCTCGTCGCATTGATGAGTATCTTGCTGCGGCGGCAAAGGGAAAAACTCCAACCTTCCCCACTCTCATGGAGCGTTTGCTCATTCCAATTCCCGAGAAGGGCTATGCAGTCCCTGACAAACAGGGTCTCCGTGATGAGCTTCTTACCATGATCTCCGCTGGGGACGACACTACCGGAATTGCCAACACAGTTACCATATTCAATATCTTTAATAACCGTGACGTCCATGACCATCTCCTAGCGGAGCTAAAAACAGTCATGCCGACGCCTGATACCCATGTCTCATACCTTCAGCTTGAGGCGCTGCCATATCTTGTTCGTTTTTCTCTCCCCTTTCTCGCTCCGAAGGGAGCACATCCAGTCACCCATTCCCAGTAACGCTGATAGGACACAAAATAGACCGCAGTGATAAAAGAAGGTCTCCGATACTCTTCTCCCGCAGCCTCCCGCACTCCTCGTCTCGTTCCTCCAGGCGGCGTTCGTCTTCCGGACGGCCGATTCATCCCCGCGGGAACCCGGGTTGGAATGGCCATTTATCATATTCACTACAACGAGACTCTCTTTGAAAATCCCCGTGTCTTTGATCCAGAGCGGTGGCTGCAGGGATCGGAGGTGACAACGGAGAGAGCTAAATTCCTGGTGCCTTTTTCACGAGGGAGTCGGTCTTGCCTGGGAATCAAGTACGTGCCTTTCTTGCTCCAAAAAAGGAACGTGACTAACGAATACGTGATGAAGCCTTGCATATATGGAGATGTACATGGCTATCGCGTACATTGTGCGACGGTTTGATTTGGACTTGGTGGGAACAACCGTGGAAGATATGAAATGGGATGATATGGTCGTGCCACAGTTTCATGGAGAGTTTCTGGCATTTACAAAGCGGCGAGAGGACTAGTTGTAGATGAAGCTATCCCTGATTTGTTTTCATTGTCGATGATCTATGTTTTCTATGTGTAGACCCGATTGATATGTCTGTATGAGA
It contains:
- a CDS encoding Cytochrome P450, E-class, group I — protein: MALVSVLPVNLWLIAASIFALYQIIRAVYLIFFSPLSGFPGSPWAAVGEYWEAYWNIGLKPGNKGQTLFKLEEMHKRLGPALRMGPNEIHIYDPAFYHELYRPGSRYYKDPSMHKVLGAPSSTLAESDPVRHKQRRAPLEPLFSKKNILSLEPMLMDHVDYCSKRFDELFSQGKPVSMEWALKSLAMDMVSQFAFGQSLDALSDPEFKSLQVRVFQQYLPSLHVIKAFPFVRLLNLLPLWIVKRISHSVEMGHELERFAARRIDEYLAAAAKGKTPTFPTLMERLLIPIPEKGYAVPDKQGLRDELLTMISAGDDTTGIANTVTIFNIFNNRDVHDHLLAELKTVMPTPDTHVSYLQLEALPYLTAVIKEGLRYSSPAASRTPRLVPPGGVRLPDGRFIPAGTRVGMAIYHIHYNETLFENPRVFDPERWLQGSEVTTERAKFLVPFSRGSRSCLGINLAYMEMYMAIAYIVRRFDLDLVGTTVEDMKWDDMVVPQFHGEFLAFTKRRED
- a CDS encoding Short-chain dehydrogenase/reductase SDR, giving the protein MVNILQSKIDPLPTGIDLTDKTVVVTGASAGMGLETTKQLLRLRASTVILAVRNVAKGEACATVLRQDRRIQAHNSNPTIKVMALDVDDYESVQRFTKQLREEIPVVHVLILNAGIGLLKLERSPSGHDRTTQVNYYSNVLLIAELLPYLEAGAEKTGSPARISWVGSRAHESSSLEKKVPIQSGESVLAHMDKEEFFVPFQRYGDSKLLCALFMYSLAPRLDPKKVILNMMCPGMVNTGMSDVLPLHLRLIINVVKSIRARPVEVGVWIILHSALVVGPESHGKFLGDKTISDKTAFIQSPVGQEIQKKLWEETIAEMGRLTTLPAEFK
- a CDS encoding MacE, whose amino-acid sequence is MAPCKPRTFTAGQDPLTKFDGAISVRNLPRPPDRLFLFHGVMRPNHGIYAKLIATGQKPPTHFHPSQWEFFRILRGNLTIEFNGRAIHRTSRHGELAVPPYTHHVIYGTPGTDMNEVEFVVSASDPVAEEAGATVMDQPFFENWYGYQEDVFQRGEKLDLVQVLSMFDAGGTYLSPPWWVPFRSWIGLFLGIVVGRWIGGLLGYAPFYPEWTTDWEAACKVMQQSRFQRRFADPQAQLRARERFRGQLEEEASARGKKSE
- a CDS encoding MacI, whose product is MSMALEKTQSFSLDSGHYTALAFVLAVCIPQVPHGTAIRYGVFLLQITCAALAFLAPPPPVIDRAFLYSSGVLMGNLLFRYFDRLYTTVPEKTFHRVIKHQIPEDAARLSVSERLVWALELFSVTRGIGWNWRVGGIPKSPTPTTRGQFAASQLIRWIAMYTGLHLVNVSCQLVLSNQKPTTSFAEHLQTYALIVGGCVITIYSHFAIVILPLSALCVGLQIGPHSWQDASSWPPNFADIREAYSIRRFWGYTWHQQLRRQAGAPGAYILGLLPDSVRMSKRTSIRLGRRYWLLLMSFVVSGLIHGCGTYQVTRAFGLPFSDGGELQYFMLQGVAIMAEDLCCWGLGIDDRGAKPRWMRRWVGYATTLSWYVWSRVYLKGVPVALAMGIHHEAGDLFAALELVQQSAAAVPGNFVARAWELIR